The following proteins come from a genomic window of Pyxidicoccus sp. MSG2:
- a CDS encoding aldo/keto reductase family protein — protein sequence MHFRHLGRSGLVVSEISYGNWITHGSQVEEEAAVSCVKAALDAGITTFDTADVYAGTRAEEVLGRALKGQRRAGHELFTKVYWPTGNGKNDRGLSRKHILEAIDGSLKRLQTDYVDLYQAHRYDFETPLEETMLAFADLVRQGKALYIGVSEWTADQIRKGAALARELRVPFISNQPQYSMLWRVIESQVVPASDAEGLGQIVWSPLAQGVLTGKYLPGKPPPAGSRATDPNGSRFMTRLLSDDVLTRVQQLQPLAKEAGLTMAQLAIAWVLQNKSVSSAIIGATRPEQVHDNVKAAGVKLEAELLRRIDTVLGPVVQKDPALTESPPQRP from the coding sequence ATGCACTTCCGCCATCTCGGACGCAGCGGCCTGGTCGTCAGTGAAATCTCCTACGGCAACTGGATTACCCACGGCTCGCAGGTAGAGGAGGAGGCTGCGGTTTCATGCGTGAAGGCGGCGCTGGACGCCGGCATCACCACCTTCGACACCGCGGACGTCTACGCGGGCACGCGGGCCGAGGAGGTGCTCGGCCGCGCACTCAAGGGCCAGCGCCGCGCCGGCCATGAGCTGTTCACCAAGGTGTACTGGCCCACCGGCAACGGGAAGAACGACCGGGGCCTGTCGCGCAAGCACATCCTCGAGGCCATCGACGGCTCGCTGAAGCGGCTCCAGACGGACTATGTGGACCTGTACCAGGCCCACCGCTACGACTTCGAGACGCCGCTGGAGGAGACGATGCTGGCCTTCGCCGACCTCGTCCGCCAGGGCAAGGCGCTCTACATCGGCGTCTCCGAGTGGACGGCGGACCAGATTCGCAAGGGCGCCGCGCTGGCCCGCGAGCTGCGCGTGCCCTTCATCTCCAACCAGCCGCAGTACTCCATGCTGTGGCGGGTGATTGAGTCGCAGGTCGTCCCCGCCTCGGACGCGGAGGGCCTGGGGCAGATTGTCTGGTCGCCCCTCGCCCAGGGCGTGCTCACCGGCAAGTACCTGCCCGGCAAGCCGCCGCCGGCCGGCAGCCGCGCCACGGACCCCAATGGCTCGCGCTTCATGACCCGGCTGCTGTCCGACGACGTGCTCACCCGCGTGCAGCAACTCCAGCCGCTGGCGAAGGAGGCGGGCCTCACCATGGCCCAGCTCGCCATCGCCTGGGTGCTCCAGAACAAGAGCGTCTCCTCCGCCATCATCGGCGCCACGCGCCCGGAGCAGGTGCACGACAACGTGAAGGCCGCCGGCGTGAAGCTGGAGGCGGAGCTTTTGCGCCGCATCGACACGGTGCTCGGCCCCGTCGTGCAGAAGGACCCGGCCCTCACCGAGAGCCCGCCCCAACGCCCGTAG
- a CDS encoding DoxX family membrane protein — protein sequence MTFSLVLLTFFALLHLPPLRRLPALATPRDRAAVAAGLFFIGAGVMHFLMPARYEAMIPPQLPSPLFWVLLSGVFQVAGGVGMLLQRTRRLAALGLIALLLAILPANLHEAAANSASHVLPLPDWYFWLRIPFQLVYIAWVAWAGGLWRTFGRARLPAHG from the coding sequence ATGACCTTCTCGCTCGTCCTGCTGACCTTCTTCGCGCTGCTACACCTGCCCCCGCTGCGCCGCCTCCCGGCGCTCGCCACACCCAGGGACAGGGCGGCCGTGGCCGCGGGCCTCTTCTTCATCGGGGCCGGCGTCATGCACTTCCTCATGCCCGCGCGCTACGAGGCCATGATTCCGCCGCAGCTCCCGTCCCCGCTCTTCTGGGTCCTCCTCTCCGGCGTATTCCAGGTGGCCGGCGGCGTGGGGATGTTGCTCCAGCGCACCCGGCGGCTCGCGGCGCTGGGGCTCATCGCGCTGCTCCTGGCCATCCTCCCCGCCAACCTCCACGAGGCCGCGGCGAACAGCGCCTCGCACGTGCTGCCCCTGCCGGACTGGTACTTCTGGCTGCGCATCCCCTTCCAGCTCGTCTACATCGCCTGGGTGGCGTGGGCCGGTGGACTCTGGCGCACCTTCGGCCGTGCGAGGCTTCCGGCGCATGGTTAG
- a CDS encoding helix-turn-helix transcriptional regulator, giving the protein MLLARPPDLAPRAPWPDMPLVVWPAALAMWGPGDQSTKHAHHAMHLVLCRQGTLTVRAQGLKSAERAAGVLVGPDASHALDARGSEVLLLFIEPESHDGIRLQASLEGPVRLFDEAQRDALLSALPRTGPIPHDAVGPWMESTLEALSGTPEAPHRVHPRVRKLLRHLRAEPAPEDTSLEALSEVAGLSPGRLMHAFTDSLGVPLRPYLLWLRLQRAAGAIAAGRTLGEAAHAAGFSDSAHLTRTFRRMFGTTPSSLQRRSQFVQAKARPTDAS; this is encoded by the coding sequence ATGCTGCTCGCCCGACCTCCAGACCTCGCGCCACGGGCCCCGTGGCCGGACATGCCCCTGGTGGTCTGGCCCGCCGCGCTCGCGATGTGGGGCCCGGGTGACCAGTCCACGAAGCACGCCCACCACGCCATGCACCTGGTGCTCTGCCGCCAGGGCACCCTCACCGTCCGCGCGCAGGGCCTGAAGTCGGCCGAGCGCGCGGCCGGCGTCCTGGTAGGCCCCGACGCCTCCCACGCGCTCGACGCGCGCGGCAGTGAGGTCCTCCTCCTCTTCATCGAGCCGGAGAGCCATGACGGCATCCGGCTCCAGGCCTCGCTCGAAGGTCCGGTGCGCCTCTTCGACGAGGCCCAACGTGACGCGCTCTTGAGCGCCCTGCCCCGCACCGGCCCCATCCCCCACGACGCCGTGGGCCCGTGGATGGAGTCCACCCTCGAAGCCCTCTCCGGCACGCCGGAGGCTCCGCACCGCGTCCACCCGCGCGTGCGCAAATTGCTGCGCCACCTGCGCGCCGAGCCCGCCCCCGAGGACACGTCCCTCGAAGCCCTCTCCGAGGTGGCCGGCCTGTCGCCCGGGCGGCTGATGCACGCCTTCACGGACTCGCTCGGCGTGCCGCTGCGGCCCTACCTCCTCTGGCTCCGGCTCCAGCGCGCGGCGGGGGCCATCGCCGCGGGCCGCACCCTCGGCGAGGCGGCCCACGCGGCCGGCTTCTCAGACTCGGCCCACCTGACGCGGACGTTCCGGCGCATGTTCGGCACCACGCCCTCGTCACTCCAACGCCGTAGCCAGTTCGTTCAAGCGAAGGCCCGCCCCACCGACGCATCTTGA
- a CDS encoding RNA polymerase sigma factor — MDSTPHVTLLQAARDGDRAALDALVRLYQARVYRFGLRVCRDAVDTEDAVQEAFVTLSREVSRLREETSVGTWLLTVVKNACLRLMRPFASARKALGSLVDEPEALDLPDPAPTPEEAVSREQVVRGVREAIELLEPPYREVLVLRDIEGLSGPEVARTMGLTLEAMKTRLHRARLAVREHLLAGIPDAAPSKD; from the coding sequence ATGGACAGCACTCCCCACGTCACCCTGCTCCAGGCCGCCCGCGACGGGGACCGTGCCGCGCTCGATGCGCTGGTGCGCCTCTACCAGGCGCGCGTCTACCGCTTTGGCCTGCGCGTGTGCCGCGACGCCGTGGACACCGAGGATGCCGTGCAGGAAGCGTTCGTGACGCTGAGCCGGGAGGTCTCCCGGCTGCGCGAGGAGACCTCCGTGGGCACGTGGCTGCTCACCGTGGTGAAGAACGCCTGCCTCCGGCTCATGCGGCCCTTCGCCAGCGCACGCAAGGCCCTGGGCTCGCTCGTGGACGAACCGGAAGCGCTGGACCTGCCAGACCCGGCGCCCACACCCGAGGAGGCCGTCAGTCGCGAGCAGGTCGTCCGTGGAGTGCGCGAGGCGATTGAGCTGTTGGAGCCCCCCTATCGCGAGGTCCTCGTGCTGCGCGACATCGAGGGCCTCAGCGGGCCCGAGGTGGCCCGGACCATGGGCCTCACCCTGGAGGCGATGAAGACGCGACTCCACCGGGCCCGCCTTGCCGTGCGCGAGCACCTTCTCGCCGGGATTCCGGACGCAGCCCCGAGCAAGGACTGA
- a CDS encoding YgaP family membrane protein has protein sequence MTRNVGNVDRTLRAVAAVGLGVCAVAAPVDGWMRGLMAAQGLYFLGTALAGTCLGYRLMGRSTCPVSSRG, from the coding sequence ATGACTCGCAATGTAGGCAACGTGGACAGGACGCTGCGCGCGGTGGCCGCGGTAGGGCTCGGAGTGTGCGCGGTGGCGGCGCCGGTGGATGGCTGGATGCGGGGCCTGATGGCGGCCCAGGGGCTCTACTTCCTGGGGACTGCGCTGGCGGGCACGTGCCTGGGCTACCGGCTGATGGGGAGGTCCACCTGCCCGGTGTCGTCCCGCGGTTGA
- a CDS encoding alpha-amylase family glycosyl hydrolase produces the protein MATNKVKPDDVKRPRKDFLESICKARGNEVLQRTPRTRSAPELFGPAEKLQAPSNLTTFVPESWPEPSWRGGMGAIPYDGGTTFRVWAPHAQRVQVVGEFSNWHAVELAREPSGNFSRDVPGAWNGHQYQYVIQGKYGDWRWRNDPRAADVTTSTGNSIIVDHRDFLWRFDDHFRMPAFNEVVLYELHVGTFHDAPGWGPGNWLSAIDKLDYLRDLGVNLVELMPSSEFAGDFSWGYNPTFPFAPESSYGTPNDLKRFVDEAHRRGIGVILDVVYNHLGPSDLPHWDFDGETFGRGGMYFYTDERANTPWGQTRPDYGRPEVRDYLRDNALMWLREYHMDGLRLDATKEIRTANGVDNPAGWEVLRTISEAVKREFPWKLVIAEDMGGDAALTHPQGAGCDSQWDASFVHPVRAALTTPFDEARDLHAVRDALYARYNGQATQRVIYTESHDEVANGKSRIPSEVAQGDTGSWRAKKKSVLGAALTLTAPGIPMLFMGQEFLQDGHFDDGSPLDWNRAGWFTGIRQAYQDLIQLRRNWHDTTAGLRGENIHVFHLNHTDKVLAFHRWQHGGPGDDVVVLVNLGSRAFSWYELGLPTDGLWRVRFNSDWQGYAPDFGNTSTNDFWASWGGRDGMPAHGGLALGSYSAVILSKDRW, from the coding sequence ATGGCGACGAACAAGGTGAAGCCAGACGACGTGAAGCGGCCACGCAAGGACTTCCTCGAGTCCATCTGCAAGGCACGCGGCAACGAGGTCCTCCAGCGCACACCCCGGACGCGCTCCGCGCCGGAGCTGTTCGGCCCGGCGGAGAAGCTCCAGGCGCCGTCGAACCTCACCACCTTCGTCCCCGAATCCTGGCCCGAGCCCTCCTGGCGCGGCGGCATGGGCGCCATCCCCTACGACGGCGGCACCACCTTCCGCGTCTGGGCCCCTCACGCGCAGCGCGTGCAGGTGGTGGGCGAGTTCAGCAACTGGCACGCGGTGGAGCTGGCCCGCGAGCCCTCGGGCAACTTCTCCCGCGACGTCCCCGGGGCCTGGAACGGGCACCAGTACCAGTACGTCATCCAGGGGAAGTACGGCGACTGGCGCTGGCGCAATGACCCGCGCGCCGCGGACGTCACCACCTCCACCGGCAACAGCATCATCGTCGACCACCGCGACTTCCTCTGGCGCTTCGACGACCACTTCCGCATGCCGGCCTTCAACGAAGTGGTGCTCTACGAATTGCACGTGGGCACCTTCCACGACGCGCCGGGCTGGGGTCCCGGCAACTGGCTGAGCGCCATCGACAAGCTCGACTACCTGAGAGATCTCGGCGTCAACCTGGTGGAGTTGATGCCCTCGTCCGAGTTCGCCGGGGACTTCTCCTGGGGCTACAACCCCACCTTCCCCTTCGCGCCGGAGAGCTCGTACGGCACGCCGAACGACCTCAAGCGCTTCGTGGACGAGGCCCACCGGCGCGGCATCGGCGTCATCCTGGACGTGGTCTACAACCACCTGGGCCCCAGTGATTTGCCGCACTGGGACTTCGACGGAGAGACGTTCGGCAGGGGCGGCATGTACTTCTACACGGACGAGCGCGCGAACACGCCCTGGGGCCAGACGCGCCCCGACTACGGCCGCCCCGAGGTGCGCGACTACCTGCGCGACAACGCGCTCATGTGGCTGCGCGAGTACCACATGGACGGCCTGCGCCTGGACGCCACGAAGGAGATTCGCACCGCCAACGGCGTGGACAACCCGGCCGGCTGGGAGGTGCTCCGCACCATCTCCGAGGCCGTGAAGCGCGAGTTCCCATGGAAGCTCGTCATCGCGGAGGACATGGGCGGAGACGCGGCCCTCACCCATCCCCAGGGCGCCGGCTGCGACTCGCAGTGGGACGCGTCGTTCGTCCACCCCGTGCGCGCCGCGCTCACCACGCCGTTCGATGAAGCGAGAGACCTCCACGCCGTCCGTGACGCGCTGTACGCCCGCTACAACGGCCAGGCCACCCAGCGCGTCATCTACACGGAGAGCCACGACGAGGTGGCCAACGGCAAGAGCCGCATTCCGTCAGAAGTGGCGCAGGGCGACACCGGAAGCTGGCGCGCGAAGAAGAAGTCCGTGCTCGGCGCCGCGCTGACGCTCACCGCTCCCGGCATCCCCATGCTCTTCATGGGACAGGAGTTCCTGCAGGACGGCCACTTCGATGACGGCAGCCCGCTCGACTGGAACCGCGCCGGCTGGTTCACCGGCATCCGTCAGGCGTACCAGGACCTCATCCAATTGCGGCGCAACTGGCACGACACCACCGCGGGCCTGCGCGGTGAGAACATCCACGTCTTCCATCTCAACCACACGGACAAGGTGCTCGCCTTCCACCGCTGGCAGCACGGCGGCCCCGGCGACGACGTGGTGGTGCTGGTCAACCTCGGCAGCCGAGCCTTCTCCTGGTACGAGCTCGGCCTGCCGACGGACGGCCTGTGGCGGGTGCGCTTCAACAGCGACTGGCAGGGCTACGCGCCCGACTTCGGCAACACGTCCACGAATGACTTCTGGGCCTCGTGGGGCGGGCGGGACGGCATGCCCGCGCACGGCGGGCTCGCGCTGGGAAGCTACAGCGCCGTCATCCTGTCGAAGGACCGCTGGTGA
- a CDS encoding WD40/YVTN/BNR-like repeat-containing protein, producing MDPTLLVDLGVQELDYQRVASVAQRMEGDWWAVVKGSRRGSPSNEAVPFQIMRSADAGRSWREEPELTAVLSRGIIDDHHNLDLFVWYTPDIGIIAGYMGARVLRTVDAGRTWHSVPLSEDLWVYDLERAGERTWLCGSSGGIHRSDDAGAHWRALKGTPFNDFDRCRSMSFLDTERGWALGSSGTLWETRDGGEHWQQLTAPEPPLVDSALRPPEPDRLLQVVRLTPEVGWLAGEASRFQTTDGGKTWHARPLTSEEQDSGLGLAVTPSGQQVITLGTVRGAPASWVPALNEDAVAMGENAVVTLGGSQLRTHVSGRLAWAGPLRSAGTGVATPLDGIAQKSSAEWLGWSGEHVVATFDAGRSWVKVGRFPQTPIQRLVFLKTGTALARTATGTLLRSRDVHFGREWVIATEAMDTYDFEMNAGPSAGEARVSSPFECLRSTAPATVDVRFIEQGCEHYVENTLRLELTRDGASLSGRLEESRLTVESVRVDHWKADALKLSRTEGERILRELEEAATHEEAPTGCGSTNSREVVLEWACPSSPVKEGRLVFKADKCGGHESLTRWPGGYARALHLFQIAARTVKNASPRSTTPLP from the coding sequence GTGGACCCGACCCTCCTCGTGGACCTGGGCGTCCAGGAGCTCGACTACCAGCGGGTGGCGAGCGTGGCCCAACGGATGGAGGGGGACTGGTGGGCCGTGGTGAAGGGCTCGCGCAGAGGCAGTCCGAGCAACGAAGCCGTTCCCTTCCAGATAATGCGCAGCGCGGATGCCGGACGCTCCTGGCGCGAGGAGCCGGAGCTCACTGCCGTGCTCTCCCGGGGCATCATCGACGACCACCACAACCTCGACCTCTTCGTCTGGTACACGCCCGACATCGGCATCATCGCGGGCTACATGGGCGCGCGGGTGCTCCGCACGGTGGACGCGGGGCGCACCTGGCACTCCGTGCCGCTGTCGGAAGACCTGTGGGTCTATGACCTGGAGCGCGCGGGCGAACGCACGTGGCTCTGTGGCTCCTCCGGCGGCATCCACCGCAGCGACGACGCGGGTGCCCATTGGCGCGCGCTGAAGGGCACGCCCTTCAACGACTTCGACCGCTGCAGGTCCATGTCCTTCCTCGACACCGAGCGGGGATGGGCCCTCGGGAGCAGCGGGACCTTGTGGGAGACCCGGGACGGCGGTGAGCACTGGCAGCAACTGACGGCTCCCGAGCCACCCTTGGTCGACAGCGCCTTGCGCCCTCCGGAACCCGACCGGCTCCTCCAGGTGGTCCGCCTCACGCCCGAGGTGGGATGGCTTGCCGGAGAGGCGAGCCGCTTCCAGACGACCGACGGCGGGAAGACGTGGCACGCCCGGCCCCTGACCTCCGAGGAGCAGGACTCGGGCCTGGGCCTCGCCGTGACACCGAGCGGGCAACAGGTCATCACCCTGGGAACGGTCCGTGGTGCTCCGGCCTCGTGGGTTCCCGCCCTGAACGAGGACGCGGTCGCCATGGGCGAAAACGCGGTGGTGACGCTCGGAGGAAGCCAGCTGCGCACCCACGTCTCGGGCCGGCTCGCGTGGGCGGGCCCCCTCCGAAGCGCGGGTACCGGCGTCGCCACGCCGCTGGACGGCATCGCGCAGAAGTCTTCCGCGGAGTGGCTCGGGTGGTCGGGTGAGCATGTGGTCGCCACCTTCGATGCGGGCCGGAGCTGGGTGAAGGTGGGGCGCTTCCCGCAGACGCCCATCCAGCGGCTCGTGTTCCTGAAGACGGGCACGGCCCTGGCCAGGACGGCGACGGGCACGCTGCTGCGCTCCCGGGACGTCCACTTCGGGCGCGAATGGGTGATTGCCACGGAGGCAATGGACACCTACGACTTCGAGATGAACGCCGGACCCTCAGCGGGCGAGGCCCGCGTGAGCTCACCCTTCGAGTGCCTGCGCTCCACCGCGCCCGCCACCGTGGATGTCCGCTTCATCGAACAGGGCTGCGAGCACTACGTCGAGAACACACTCCGGCTGGAGCTCACCCGGGATGGCGCCAGTCTCTCGGGGAGGCTGGAGGAGAGCCGCCTGACGGTGGAGTCCGTGCGCGTCGACCATTGGAAGGCCGACGCACTCAAGCTCTCACGCACCGAGGGAGAGCGCATCCTCCGAGAGTTGGAGGAGGCCGCCACCCACGAAGAAGCTCCTACCGGCTGCGGCTCCACCAACAGCCGGGAGGTGGTCCTCGAGTGGGCCTGTCCCTCCAGCCCCGTGAAGGAGGGCAGGCTGGTCTTCAAAGCAGACAAATGCGGCGGGCACGAAAGTCTCACCCGGTGGCCCGGGGGATATGCCCGTGCACTCCACCTGTTCCAGATTGCGGCGCGGACCGTGAAGAACGCATCTCCACGGAGCACCACGCCACTGCCCTGA
- a CDS encoding WD40/YVTN/BNR-like repeat-containing protein, with translation MGPTSWVPALLGLMLLSGSGCSPRTEPAASNEPPRTVERAILADLGVESLGYQRVESIAWRKEGDWWAVANTWRWDEPNTQAPLFAVLRSADAGRSWREDPALTAALNWFHPSMTFRIEHFAWLTLDIALIAGNLGKGVLRTEDAGHTWKYVQLPEVMWNHQVHDLEHVGGRTWACGSTGNIHRSDDAGATWRKLRTPLATEDHCVSLSFVDPERGWALGATGALFETDDGGEHWQPLKSSVAALANKPSRDAAPETFHQVVRLTPEVAWIAGEVSRFQTTDGGKTWQARPLTFEQRNEGPRVATTPSGQRIVTVGAARGTPDTWVPALNKDAIALGDDAVMAFERRDAARELGESGPRTYVSGRLVWAGALRGAGTGTFTALDGVAKRSAQSWLGWSGEHVFATLDAGRSWVKVGRFPKSPIQQLVYRKTGTALARAADGTLMRSHALFFGSRWDVTTDAMDAYDFAVGTGSVPAEGPVLAPFDCVRSTTPATLKVQFGQMSCFGGAQNTLTLELAQDGAKLTGVRSLGGMEQTAPIEPRNLSRAEGERIFGELAEIVLHEEQAMDCQSTNSFVVVMEWTCPSSPSKGGKLELRAYDCTLPPEFHNPFPAGYERAIHAHDVAMRILKNASH, from the coding sequence ATGGGTCCCACCTCGTGGGTACCAGCCCTGCTCGGGCTGATGCTGCTGTCGGGTTCCGGCTGTAGCCCCCGCACCGAGCCCGCCGCCTCGAACGAGCCGCCTCGCACGGTGGAACGGGCCATCCTCGCGGACCTGGGCGTCGAGTCCCTCGGCTACCAGCGAGTCGAAAGCATCGCATGGAGGAAGGAGGGCGACTGGTGGGCCGTGGCCAATACCTGGCGTTGGGACGAGCCGAACACCCAGGCGCCCCTCTTCGCGGTCCTGCGCAGCGCGGATGCAGGCCGCTCATGGCGGGAGGACCCGGCGCTCACCGCCGCGCTGAACTGGTTCCACCCCAGCATGACCTTCCGCATCGAGCACTTCGCCTGGCTCACGCTCGACATCGCGCTCATCGCGGGCAACCTGGGCAAGGGGGTGCTGCGCACGGAGGACGCGGGGCACACCTGGAAGTACGTGCAGCTGCCCGAAGTCATGTGGAACCATCAGGTCCATGACCTGGAGCACGTGGGCGGACGCACGTGGGCCTGCGGCTCCACCGGGAACATCCATCGCAGCGATGACGCGGGCGCCACCTGGCGCAAGCTGCGCACGCCCCTCGCCACCGAGGACCACTGCGTCTCCCTCTCCTTCGTGGACCCGGAGCGGGGCTGGGCCCTGGGGGCGACGGGCGCCCTGTTCGAGACCGATGACGGAGGCGAGCACTGGCAGCCCCTGAAGTCCTCCGTCGCGGCACTGGCCAACAAGCCGTCGCGGGACGCGGCGCCCGAGACGTTCCACCAGGTCGTCCGCCTCACCCCCGAGGTGGCCTGGATTGCCGGCGAGGTGAGCCGCTTCCAGACGACCGACGGCGGCAAGACGTGGCAGGCCCGGCCCCTGACCTTCGAACAACGGAACGAAGGTCCGCGCGTCGCCACGACTCCGAGCGGGCAGCGCATCGTCACCGTCGGAGCGGCCCGTGGTACTCCGGACACCTGGGTTCCCGCCTTGAACAAGGACGCGATCGCCCTGGGCGATGACGCGGTGATGGCGTTCGAGAGACGGGACGCCGCGAGGGAGCTTGGGGAGTCCGGTCCGCGCACGTATGTCTCGGGCCGGCTCGTCTGGGCAGGCGCGCTCCGGGGCGCGGGCACCGGGACCTTCACGGCGCTGGACGGCGTCGCGAAGAGGTCTGCCCAGAGCTGGCTCGGGTGGTCGGGTGAGCACGTGTTCGCCACCCTCGATGCGGGCCGGAGCTGGGTGAAGGTGGGGCGTTTTCCGAAATCGCCCATCCAGCAGCTCGTGTATCGGAAGACGGGAACGGCGCTGGCTCGCGCGGCCGACGGCACGCTGATGCGCTCGCACGCCCTCTTCTTCGGGAGCCGGTGGGATGTCACCACGGATGCCATGGACGCCTACGACTTCGCGGTAGGCACGGGGTCCGTACCGGCGGAAGGCCCCGTGCTCGCGCCCTTCGATTGCGTGCGCTCCACCACGCCCGCCACCTTGAAGGTCCAGTTCGGCCAGATGAGCTGCTTCGGGGGGGCCCAGAACACGCTCACGCTGGAGCTCGCCCAGGACGGCGCGAAGCTCACAGGAGTGCGCTCTCTGGGAGGGATGGAGCAGACAGCGCCCATCGAGCCACGGAACCTCTCTCGTGCCGAGGGAGAGCGCATCTTCGGGGAGCTGGCGGAGATCGTCCTGCACGAGGAGCAGGCGATGGACTGCCAATCCACCAACAGCTTCGTGGTGGTCATGGAGTGGACGTGTCCCTCCAGTCCCTCGAAGGGAGGCAAGCTGGAGCTCCGTGCGTATGACTGCACCCTCCCCCCCGAATTCCACAATCCCTTCCCCGCGGGCTATGAGCGGGCCATCCACGCGCACGACGTCGCGATGCGCATCCTGAAGAACGCGTCCCACTGA
- a CDS encoding AAA family ATPase: protein MAAELLSPVEAQGAAEVAARLKDALNTVMLDQESVVEQVVVAVLARGHVLLEGLPGLGKTELCKALARLLSLPFRRIQFTPDLLPGDITGTYVLEGEGRRDFVFREGPLFASLVLADEINRSSPKTQSALLEAMQERSVTVLGQTRSLPDPFFVLATQNPIELEGTYPLPEAQLDRFLFRIQVPPVGAKTLRTLLTTRVRGTPPELSPVLDASGLARLFTAVDRVHLPGPVADFIGRLVEASDPRQASAPDAVRRFVRYGASPRAALALAASGRALALLRGRPNVGFDDVVATASAALNHRLVLAYEASLEKVTAPDVVRALLQAVPEVPRG from the coding sequence GTGGCAGCGGAGCTTCTCAGTCCCGTCGAGGCGCAGGGTGCGGCGGAGGTGGCGGCGCGACTCAAGGACGCGCTCAACACCGTGATGCTCGACCAGGAGTCCGTCGTCGAGCAGGTGGTGGTGGCGGTGCTCGCGCGCGGGCACGTGCTGCTGGAGGGACTGCCCGGCCTCGGCAAGACGGAATTGTGCAAGGCGCTGGCGCGGCTGCTCTCGCTGCCCTTCCGCCGCATCCAGTTCACCCCCGACCTGCTCCCCGGCGACATCACCGGCACCTACGTGCTGGAGGGCGAGGGCCGCCGCGACTTCGTCTTCCGAGAGGGCCCGCTCTTCGCCAGCCTCGTGCTCGCGGACGAAATCAACCGCTCCAGCCCCAAGACGCAGTCCGCGCTGCTGGAGGCCATGCAGGAGCGCAGCGTGACGGTGCTCGGGCAGACGCGCTCCCTGCCCGACCCGTTCTTCGTGCTCGCCACACAGAACCCCATCGAGCTCGAGGGCACCTACCCGCTGCCCGAGGCGCAGCTGGACCGCTTCCTCTTCCGCATCCAGGTGCCCCCCGTGGGCGCGAAGACGCTGCGCACGCTGCTCACCACGCGCGTGCGCGGCACCCCGCCGGAGTTGTCCCCCGTGCTCGACGCGAGCGGCCTCGCGCGCCTGTTCACCGCGGTGGACCGCGTCCACCTTCCCGGCCCCGTGGCGGACTTCATCGGCCGGCTGGTGGAGGCCAGCGACCCGCGGCAGGCTTCCGCGCCGGACGCGGTGCGCCGCTTCGTGCGCTATGGCGCCAGCCCTCGCGCGGCGCTCGCGCTCGCCGCCTCCGGGCGTGCCCTGGCGCTGCTGCGCGGCCGTCCCAACGTGGGCTTCGATGACGTGGTGGCCACCGCGTCCGCCGCCCTCAACCACCGCCTCGTGCTCGCCTACGAGGCGTCGCTGGAGAAGGTCACCGCCCCGGACGTGGTGCGCGCCCTCCTGCAGGCGGTGCCCGAGGTGCCCCGTGGCTAG
- a CDS encoding ABC transporter ATP-binding protein has product MSLLEVKGLRRDFGTLRAVDEVSFKLEAGSILGFIGPNGAGKSTTLRILATLDVPTSGEVLLDGHSLVDAPDRARPLIGYMPDRYGTYDDVTVFEFLDFFARAYGLKGAQRRQRVDSVMAFAGLTPLADKLTTALSKGMRQRVALGRTLLHDPRLLLLDEPADGLDPRARIELRELLRALADQGKAVIISSHILTELAEICDTCAIIEQGRLLATGKVEDILHQGGGHAVAPELTVRLATGAEGDALWARAERLLLEQPRVARVAREGESLRVRLELEAGAGPAQADAAAAVLLAALVSAGLPVCAFNARERNLEDAFMTVTKGRVA; this is encoded by the coding sequence ATGAGCCTGCTGGAGGTGAAGGGGCTGCGGCGGGACTTCGGGACGCTGCGCGCGGTGGACGAGGTGTCCTTCAAGCTGGAGGCCGGCAGCATCCTGGGCTTCATCGGCCCCAACGGCGCGGGGAAGAGCACCACACTGCGCATCCTCGCCACGCTGGACGTGCCCACTTCGGGCGAGGTGCTGCTGGACGGGCACTCGCTGGTGGACGCGCCGGACAGGGCCCGGCCGCTCATCGGCTACATGCCGGACCGGTACGGCACCTATGACGACGTCACCGTCTTCGAGTTCCTCGACTTCTTCGCGCGTGCCTACGGGCTGAAGGGCGCGCAGCGCAGGCAGCGGGTGGACTCCGTCATGGCCTTCGCCGGCCTCACCCCGCTGGCGGACAAGCTCACCACCGCGCTGTCCAAGGGCATGCGGCAGCGCGTGGCGCTCGGGCGCACGCTGCTGCACGACCCACGACTGTTGCTCCTCGATGAGCCGGCGGACGGGTTGGACCCGCGCGCCCGCATCGAGCTGCGCGAGCTGCTGCGCGCCCTGGCCGACCAGGGCAAGGCGGTCATCATCTCCAGCCACATCCTCACGGAGCTGGCGGAAATCTGTGACACGTGCGCCATCATCGAGCAGGGCCGCCTGCTGGCCACGGGCAAGGTGGAGGACATCCTCCACCAGGGCGGTGGCCACGCCGTGGCCCCGGAGCTGACGGTGCGGCTCGCGACGGGCGCGGAAGGTGATGCCCTCTGGGCTCGCGCGGAGCGACTGCTGCTGGAGCAGCCGCGGGTGGCGCGGGTGGCGCGCGAGGGTGAGTCGCTGCGCGTGCGGCTGGAGTTGGAGGCGGGCGCCGGGCCCGCGCAGGCGGACGCGGCGGCGGCGGTGCTGCTGGCGGCGCTGGTGTCCGCGGGCCTGCCGGTGTGTGCGTTCAACGCCCGGGAGCGGAACCTCGAGGATGCGTTCATGACGGTGACGAAGGGGAGGGTGGCGTGA